The following proteins are encoded in a genomic region of Myxosarcina sp. GI1:
- a CDS encoding bifunctional orotidine-5'-phosphate decarboxylase/orotate phosphoribosyltransferase: MNFVDKLNNAIAANNSLLVVGLDPNLEMMPDRDTEAKKDLIDRLEAWLKWVISETSDRVCAYKPTLGFYQALGVEGAILLEHVLAAIPAEIPVILDAKHGDINTSTVFASTIFKQWQVDAVTLTPFAGQDHAAPFLVYSDKAVFILCHTSNPGAEAIQEYPTQDGLFYLHLVKETQAWATSQQLCLEVGTTDTDTLTQIREIASERLILIRSLWSAKDNLAAILTAGLNSNGEGLLIPVPQDFLSSQNLSQRVLDLNIEINNVREQVIFQGDSCELWTSNVCLLNQHPYQDLILQLFDIGCLLFGEYVQASGATFSYYIDLRKIISNPRIFNQVLEAYANILKDLSFDRIAGIPYGALPTATGLALNLHRPMIFPRKEVKAHGTRRLIEGEFNPGEKVVVVDDILISGNSVMEGAEKLKSAGLEIEDIVVFIDHEGGVKAKLAQNGYRAHSVLGISEITNTLYESGRINSEQYAAFQENH; this comes from the coding sequence ATGAATTTTGTCGATAAGCTCAATAATGCGATCGCAGCTAATAATAGTTTGTTAGTTGTAGGACTAGATCCCAATCTTGAAATGATGCCCGATCGGGATACAGAAGCTAAGAAAGATTTAATCGATCGCTTGGAAGCCTGGTTAAAATGGGTCATTAGCGAAACTAGCGATCGCGTCTGTGCTTACAAACCCACCCTTGGCTTCTATCAGGCATTAGGAGTAGAAGGAGCAATTTTACTAGAGCATGTACTGGCTGCTATTCCCGCAGAAATACCAGTAATTTTAGATGCTAAACACGGAGACATTAATACCAGTACGGTGTTTGCCAGCACTATTTTCAAACAGTGGCAGGTAGATGCGGTTACTCTAACTCCCTTTGCAGGACAAGATCATGCAGCACCCTTTCTAGTTTATTCAGACAAAGCAGTTTTTATACTCTGCCATACTTCCAACCCTGGCGCAGAAGCCATACAAGAGTATCCCACTCAAGACGGACTTTTTTATCTCCACTTAGTCAAAGAAACTCAAGCCTGGGCTACTTCACAACAGTTGTGTTTAGAAGTAGGTACGACCGATACCGATACACTAACCCAGATTCGTGAGATCGCTTCAGAAAGATTAATTTTAATTAGAAGTCTTTGGAGTGCCAAAGATAATTTAGCAGCAATTCTTACTGCTGGTTTAAATTCAAATGGAGAAGGTTTATTAATTCCCGTACCGCAAGACTTTTTATCGAGCCAAAATTTAAGTCAAAGAGTTTTAGATTTAAATATAGAAATAAATAACGTTCGAGAGCAAGTTATTTTTCAAGGAGATAGCTGCGAACTCTGGACATCTAACGTCTGTCTTTTAAATCAGCATCCCTATCAAGATTTAATTCTACAGCTATTCGATATTGGCTGCCTGTTATTCGGCGAATACGTGCAGGCTTCTGGTGCGACGTTTTCTTATTATATAGATTTGAGAAAAATAATTTCCAATCCGCGAATATTTAATCAGGTACTCGAAGCTTATGCCAATATCCTTAAAGATCTTAGCTTCGATCGCATTGCAGGTATTCCTTATGGTGCTTTACCAACTGCTACTGGTTTGGCTCTAAATCTACATCGTCCGATGATTTTTCCCCGTAAAGAAGTCAAGGCACACGGTACGCGCCGTTTGATTGAAGGAGAGTTTAATCCAGGAGAAAAAGTAGTAGTAGTCGATGATATTTTAATTAGCGGCAATAGCGTAATGGAAGGAGCAGAAAAACTTAAATCGGCAGGTTTGGAAATAGAGGATATCGTGGTTTTTATCGACCATGAAGGCGGAGTAAAAGCCAAACTAGCTCAAAATGGTTATCGCGCTCATTCTGTATTGGGTATCTCGGAAATTACTAACACTCTCTATGAGTCTGGTCGCATTAACTCCGAACAGTATGCAGCTTTTCAAGAAAATCATTAA
- a CDS encoding YrhB domain-containing protein, producing the protein MDRRAAKQIARNYLNSQARDKDYEAVILDENTLERDRLYVFFYQSRKYLETNDINYSLVGNAPILIEKETGRVVVTGTARDIKYYLENYDKYGTIHPPEGK; encoded by the coding sequence ATGGATCGAAGAGCAGCAAAGCAAATAGCACGAAACTATCTTAATTCCCAAGCGCGAGATAAAGACTATGAGGCGGTTATTTTAGATGAAAATACCCTCGAACGCGATCGCTTATATGTTTTCTTTTATCAATCCAGGAAATATTTAGAGACTAATGACATTAATTATTCTCTAGTTGGGAATGCACCAATATTAATAGAAAAAGAAACGGGTCGCGTAGTTGTAACAGGAACGGCTCGTGATATTAAATACTACCTGGAAAATTACGATAAATATGGCACAATTCACCCACCTGAAGGAAAGTAA
- a CDS encoding VOC family protein yields MPDIKYIDMTVSEMERAIAFYSQVLSFEKLSDIELYGTQWERLFGLFGLRMRVVKMQLGNEVISLTEYLTPKGRKIPADFRSNDRSFQHIAIVVSDMDKAYQHLRKYKFQHVSTAPQQLPDWNPDVGGVKAFYFQDPDGHNLELIQFPSDKIEEKWQQKDQSKLFLGIDHTAVVVANAAASIKFYCELIGLELMQQAQNYGTEHEHLSGVFGVKISINSLKANNGNGFEVLEYIAPTNGKPMPCDSCANDLWHYHTTMKVSDLEAIASKLRERSVRFISPGVVKLPSDELGFTKGLAIADLDGHVLHLVE; encoded by the coding sequence ATGCCCGATATTAAATATATTGACATGACCGTCTCCGAAATGGAGCGTGCGATCGCCTTTTATTCTCAGGTATTATCTTTTGAAAAGCTATCTGATATCGAACTTTACGGTACGCAATGGGAAAGATTATTTGGATTATTTGGCTTGAGAATGCGTGTCGTAAAAATGCAGTTGGGCAATGAAGTTATTTCTTTGACTGAATATTTAACTCCCAAAGGCAGAAAAATTCCAGCAGATTTTCGCAGCAACGACCGCTCCTTTCAACACATTGCGATCGTAGTCAGCGATATGGATAAAGCCTATCAACATCTGCGTAAATACAAATTTCAACACGTTTCAACCGCTCCCCAGCAGCTACCCGATTGGAACCCCGATGTCGGTGGAGTCAAAGCCTTTTATTTTCAAGATCCCGACGGGCATAATTTAGAATTGATTCAATTTCCCTCAGACAAAATTGAGGAAAAATGGCAGCAAAAAGACCAAAGTAAGTTATTTTTAGGTATCGACCATACAGCAGTGGTGGTTGCCAATGCAGCAGCAAGTATAAAATTTTACTGCGAGCTTATAGGCTTGGAGTTGATGCAGCAAGCTCAAAATTACGGTACCGAACACGAGCACCTTAGCGGCGTGTTTGGAGTCAAAATTAGCATCAACAGTCTTAAAGCAAACAACGGCAACGGATTCGAAGTGTTAGAATATATCGCTCCTACCAATGGTAAACCAATGCCTTGTGACAGTTGCGCCAACGATCTCTGGCACTATCATACAACTATGAAAGTGTCTGACTTAGAAGCGATCGCCAGCAAATTAAGAGAGCGATCGGTTCGCTTCATTTCTCCTGGAGTCGTAAAACTTCCCAGCGACGAGTTAGGGTTTACTAAAGGTCTGGCGATCGCCGATTTAGACGGTCACGTTTTACATTTAGTTGAGTAA